One stretch of Euphorbia lathyris chromosome 7, ddEupLath1.1, whole genome shotgun sequence DNA includes these proteins:
- the LOC136235987 gene encoding uncharacterized protein, which produces MHNIWICLIFFLVHHGQSRLFRLPHLPLLEVPLLVLIEHVDTWVHEGMQHPVLLEMLITNSLWIIDNHIASLITSIVQQYPQAVAWQYKMIPDAILQKYWEEFKKDCVWDSSMYSDDIIKKAFFAKLKERYAGIMNGVRKMDIMPPWCPRDVWDAWWRVWDSAAFKRISEQAKKTRLGKDGVAKGTHTTGSVSHAKTAQQLEKEIGKPLNPDQFFLWAHTKDHDGVTFVNDRCRKPKVFEAYENLTQVEVEQTTKQLVGSIDELRAFYQAAGGVNKDGEIFGLGLAASQYYHDRRPRNSRASSSSSSVGASNLGDSTELHEIRATLETVQERLNGFNDERSGFITHLEQVNERQDRLVEGIHLLANASDMRHLQERMTNIETQMGPAISQIQIAITGLQASVRRLECSPNLG; this is translated from the exons ATGCACAACATATGGATTTGCCTAATTTTCTTTCTGGTCCATCACGGTCAAAGTCGCCTGTTCCGCCTCCCTCACCTACCACTCTTAGAGGTTCCACTCCTTGTTCTAATAGAACACGTCGACACTTGGGTCCATGAAGGAATGCAACATCCAGTGCTCCTAGAGATGCTAATAACAAATTCATTGTG GATTATTGACAACCACATTGCATCGTTGATCACTTCTATCGTCCAACAATATCCACAAGCGGTAGCATGGCAATACAAAATGATACCAGATGCTATTCTACAGAAGTATTGGGAGGAGTTTAAG AAGGATTGTGTATGGGACTCTTCTATGTATTCAGATGACATAATAAAGAAAGCATTCTTTGCTAAGCTCAAGGAACGATATGCTGGTATAATGAATGGTGTGCGAAAGATGGACATAATGCCTCCTTGGTGCCCTAGAGATGTATGGGATGCTTGGTGGCGTGTATGGGACTCGGCTGCTTTTAAGAGAATAAGTGAGCAAGCCAAGAAAACAAGGCTTGGAAAAGATGGAGTAGCAAAAGGTACTCATACTACAGGTTCGGTATCTCATGCAAAAACTGCGCAACAACTT GAAAAAGAGATAGGTAAGCCCTTGAATCCAGATCAGTTCTTCTTGTGGGCACACACAAAAGATCACGACGGAGTTACATTCGTTAACGATCGTTGTAGAAAACCCAA AGTCTTT GAAGCTTATGAAAATCTTACCCAAGTTGAAGTTGAACAGACTACTAAGCAACTTGTTGGTTCTATTGATGAACTACGTGCGTTTTACCAGGCAGCTGGTGGGGTAAATAAGGATGGGGAAATTTTTGGACTAGGTTTAGCTGCTTCCCAGTATTATCATGACCGACGTCCTAGAAATTCAAgagcatcatcttcttcaagttCTGTTGGTGCATCTAATTTAGGTGACAGTACTGAACTTCATGAAATAAGAGCCACACTTGAGACCGTACAGGAGCGCCTTAATGGGTTCAATGATGAAAGGAGCGGGTTTATAACACATCTAGAGCAAGTAAATGAACGTCAAGATCGATTAGTTGAAGGTATACACTTGCTTGCTAATGCAAGTGATATGAGACATCTACAGGAGAGAATGACAAATATAGAGACACAAATGGGCCCAGCTATTAGCCAAATTCAGATTGCTATCACTGGACTTCAGGCGAGTGTACGGAGGTTAGAGTGTAGCCCTAACTTGGGTTAA